In a single window of the Ancylobacter polymorphus genome:
- a CDS encoding YaiI/YqxD family protein, with protein sequence MPKPILIYIDADACPVKDETYRVAARHRLKVFLVANSWIAIPRDAEVERVIVAAGPDVADGWIVERVEEGDLVITADVPLAARVVAKGAEAIGPTGKPFTAASIGMQLATRNLMADLREAGEITRGPRPFSPRDRSEFLQSLERAVQRLKRKGFVAG encoded by the coding sequence TTGCCGAAGCCGATCCTCATCTATATCGACGCCGATGCCTGCCCGGTGAAGGACGAGACCTACCGCGTCGCCGCCCGCCACCGGCTCAAGGTGTTTCTCGTCGCCAATTCCTGGATCGCCATCCCGCGCGACGCCGAGGTCGAGCGCGTCATCGTCGCCGCCGGGCCTGACGTCGCCGATGGCTGGATCGTCGAGCGGGTGGAAGAGGGCGACCTCGTCATTACCGCCGACGTGCCTCTCGCCGCTCGGGTGGTGGCGAAGGGGGCGGAGGCCATCGGCCCGACGGGGAAACCCTTCACTGCCGCCTCCATCGGCATGCAGCTCGCCACCCGCAATCTGATGGCCGATCTGCGCGAAGCCGGCGAGATCACGCGCGGACCCCGCCCCTTCTCCCCGCGCGACCGCTCGGAATTTCTCCAATCGCTGGAACGCGCCGTGCAGCGTTTGAAACGAAAGGGCTTTGTGGCGGGTTGA
- the fmdA gene encoding formamidase translates to MTETLIKIDLNQSAYDNDMVHNRWHPDIPMVAWVKPGDDFIVETYDWTGGFIKNNESADDVRDIDLSIVHFLSGPIGVKGAEPGDLLVVDLLDIGAMPDSQWGFNGFFSKKNGGGFLTDHFPLAQKSIWDFKGMYTSSRHVPGVNFAGLIHPGLIGCLPDPKLLDTWNTREQALIDTNPTRVPPLAAPPFAATAHMGRLTGDARDAAAATGARTVPPREHGGNCDIKDLSRGSKIYFPVYVEGGGLSMGDLHFSQGDGEITFCGAIEMAGWVHLKVEVLKGGMAKYGIKNPIFKPSPVTPNYKDYLIFEGISVDEAGGQHYLDVHIAYRQACLNAIEYLKKFGYSGAQAYSILGTAPVQGHISGVVDIPNACATLWLPTEIFDFDINPTAAGPTKFLDGSIDMPLSPDL, encoded by the coding sequence ATGACCGAAACGCTGATCAAGATCGACCTGAACCAGTCGGCCTACGACAACGACATGGTTCACAACCGCTGGCACCCGGACATTCCGATGGTGGCCTGGGTGAAGCCGGGCGACGATTTCATCGTCGAGACCTATGACTGGACCGGCGGCTTCATCAAGAACAACGAATCCGCCGACGATGTGCGCGACATCGACCTGTCGATCGTGCACTTCCTCTCCGGCCCGATCGGTGTGAAGGGCGCCGAGCCGGGCGACCTGCTGGTGGTCGATTTGCTCGACATCGGCGCCATGCCGGACAGCCAATGGGGCTTCAACGGCTTCTTCTCCAAGAAGAATGGCGGCGGCTTCCTGACCGACCACTTCCCGCTGGCGCAGAAGTCGATCTGGGACTTCAAGGGCATGTACACCTCCTCGCGCCATGTGCCGGGGGTGAATTTCGCCGGGCTGATCCATCCCGGCCTCATCGGCTGCCTGCCCGACCCGAAGCTGCTCGACACCTGGAACACCCGCGAGCAGGCGCTGATCGACACCAACCCGACCCGCGTGCCGCCGCTCGCCGCCCCGCCCTTCGCCGCGACCGCCCATATGGGCCGGCTCACCGGCGACGCGCGGGACGCCGCCGCCGCCACCGGCGCGCGCACCGTGCCGCCGCGCGAGCATGGCGGCAATTGCGACATCAAGGATCTGTCGCGCGGCTCCAAGATCTACTTCCCGGTCTATGTCGAAGGCGGCGGCCTCTCCATGGGCGACCTGCATTTCAGCCAGGGCGACGGCGAGATCACCTTCTGCGGCGCCATCGAAATGGCCGGCTGGGTGCACCTCAAGGTCGAGGTGCTGAAGGGCGGCATGGCCAAGTACGGGATCAAGAACCCGATCTTCAAGCCCTCGCCGGTGACGCCGAACTACAAGGACTATCTGATCTTCGAGGGCATCTCGGTCGACGAGGCCGGCGGCCAGCACTATCTCGACGTGCACATCGCCTATCGCCAGGCCTGCCTCAACGCCATCGAGTACCTGAAGAAGTTCGGCTATTCCGGCGCCCAGGCCTATTCGATCCTCGGCACGGCGCCGGTGCAGGGCCACATCTCCGGCGTGGTCGACATCCCGAATGCCTGCGCCACGCTGTGGCTGCCGACCGAGATCTTCGACTTCGACATCAACCCCACCGCGGCCGGACCGACGAAATTCCTCGACGGCTCCATCGACATGCCGCTGTCACCGGACCTTTGA
- a CDS encoding DUF805 domain-containing protein, whose product MSFTQAISSVLGKYATFSGRAPRSEYWWFVVFQILVNIAAGVLDTALFGAFSLLTFGEIDAFTPLTTLATLALLIPSIAVSVRRFHDMDFSGWWLLLILTGIGAIVIFFWFMVRGTRGPNRFGRDPLEF is encoded by the coding sequence ATGAGTTTCACGCAGGCGATTTCCAGCGTTCTCGGCAAGTACGCCACCTTTTCCGGGCGCGCGCCGCGCTCGGAATATTGGTGGTTCGTCGTTTTCCAGATTCTCGTCAACATCGCCGCCGGCGTGCTCGACACCGCCCTGTTCGGGGCGTTCTCGCTGCTGACCTTTGGCGAGATCGACGCCTTCACTCCGCTGACCACGCTGGCAACGCTCGCCCTGCTGATCCCCTCCATCGCGGTGAGCGTGCGGCGCTTCCACGACATGGACTTCTCCGGCTGGTGGCTGCTGCTGATCCTCACCGGCATCGGCGCCATCGTCATCTTCTTCTGGTTCATGGTGCGCGGCACGCGTGGGCCGAACCGCTTCGGCCGCGACCCGCTGGAATTCTGA
- a CDS encoding Tim44 domain-containing protein, whose amino-acid sequence MLFPRSRPFALRLMIGALFVAAGVLVATDFAEARAGRSGSFGSRGTRSYSTPAPTPTAPTAQPLQRSATPQNQAATAARAPGAQPGGFFNRGGFMGGLMGGLLGAGLFGLLMGSGFFSGLGSLSGILGLLLQVALIFIVVRLVMGWLRSRNQPSYAGGARPDPINRDAMNGAGPGPQPGAMGGGTAAPRAGFGTAPRGKPLKLEGSDFDTFERTLTEVQAAYSRADKAALSTLLTPEMAGYMAEELDELARDGLENRVTDVKLLQGDLSEAWSEGDAEYATVAMRYELKDVTLDKATGRVVQGDPDRLEQAVEFWTFARPPRGQWKLSAIQQG is encoded by the coding sequence TTGCTTTTCCCGCGTTCGCGTCCCTTCGCCCTGCGTCTGATGATCGGCGCGCTGTTTGTTGCCGCCGGCGTATTGGTGGCCACCGACTTCGCCGAGGCCCGCGCCGGCCGCAGCGGCAGCTTCGGCAGCCGTGGCACGCGCAGCTATTCGACGCCCGCCCCCACTCCCACCGCCCCCACCGCCCAGCCGCTGCAGCGCTCCGCGACGCCGCAGAACCAGGCCGCTACCGCGGCCCGCGCTCCCGGCGCGCAGCCCGGCGGCTTCTTCAACCGTGGCGGCTTCATGGGCGGGCTGATGGGCGGCCTGCTCGGCGCCGGCCTTTTCGGCCTGCTGATGGGCTCGGGCTTCTTCTCCGGCCTGGGCAGCCTCTCCGGCATTCTCGGCCTGCTGCTGCAGGTGGCGCTCATCTTCATCGTCGTCCGGCTGGTCATGGGCTGGCTGCGCTCGCGCAACCAGCCGTCCTATGCGGGCGGCGCGCGGCCCGACCCGATAAACCGGGATGCGATGAACGGCGCCGGCCCGGGCCCGCAGCCCGGTGCCATGGGCGGCGGCACGGCCGCGCCGCGCGCGGGCTTCGGCACCGCGCCGCGCGGCAAGCCGCTCAAGCTGGAAGGATCGGATTTCGACACGTTCGAGCGCACCCTCACCGAGGTGCAGGCCGCCTATAGCCGCGCCGACAAGGCCGCTCTTTCCACGCTGCTGACCCCGGAAATGGCTGGCTATATGGCCGAGGAGCTGGACGAGCTGGCGCGCGACGGGCTGGAGAACCGCGTCACCGATGTGAAGCTGCTGCAGGGCGACCTGTCGGAAGCCTGGTCGGAAGGCGACGCCGAGTACGCCACCGTCGCCATGCGCTACGAGCTGAAGGACGTGACGCTCGACAAGGCCACCGGCCGCGTCGTGCAGGGTGATCCGGACCGGCTGGAACAGGCGGTGGAGTTCTGGACCTTCGCCCGCCCCCCGCGCGGCCAATGGAAGCTCAGCGCCATCCAGCAGGGCTGA
- the ggt gene encoding gamma-glutamyltransferase, producing the protein MKLWHGLIALVLTMSPLQAQQASDVRAPEAAGALATAPKAATSRNWMVTAANPLAAEAGAQMLRAGGNVVDAMVAVQLMLGLVEPQSSGLGGGGFLVYWDAATRTLTSFDGRETAPRAATPTLFQNAQGQPLAFMEAVVGGRSVGTPGTPALLETVHRRYGRLGWETLFAPALERAENGFAVSPRLAGLIAGDVDTLARDPAAKAYFLDAAGAPLAEGTVLKNPAYAQTLRSLRDGGAAAFYDGALATAIVAAVRGAANPGLLEEEDLADYQVKERAPVCGAYRGLEVCGMGPPGSGALTLGQILGLLEPYDLKALGPSSPEAWRLIADASRLAFADRERYMADSDYVPMPTKGLLARDYLAQRAKLLEGDDALPEVAPGNPTWDHAAIVPERADGLAPELPSTTQITIVDAQGNIVSMTSTIEAGFGSRLMVGGFLLNNELTDFSFRSQKDGVPVANRVEPGKRPRSSMTPTIVLKDGRPVLALGSPGGSQIIGYVAKTLFAHLDWGMSLPDAIAAPNVLARFDAVEIEAGTAAEALAPGLAALGFSVKTGAMTSGVQAVAITPDGLLGAADPRREGVAIGE; encoded by the coding sequence ATGAAGCTGTGGCACGGGCTTATCGCCCTGGTGCTGACCATGAGCCCGCTACAGGCGCAGCAGGCTTCCGACGTGCGGGCGCCGGAGGCTGCCGGGGCGCTGGCCACCGCGCCAAAAGCCGCCACCAGCCGGAATTGGATGGTGACGGCGGCCAACCCGCTGGCGGCGGAGGCAGGCGCGCAGATGCTACGCGCGGGCGGCAACGTCGTCGACGCCATGGTCGCGGTGCAGCTGATGCTCGGCCTTGTGGAGCCGCAATCCTCCGGCCTCGGCGGCGGCGGCTTTCTGGTCTATTGGGACGCCGCGACCCGCACGCTCACCAGCTTTGACGGGCGCGAGACCGCGCCGCGCGCGGCGACGCCGACGCTGTTCCAGAACGCGCAGGGCCAGCCGCTCGCCTTCATGGAGGCCGTGGTCGGCGGGCGCTCGGTCGGCACGCCGGGCACGCCGGCGCTGTTGGAGACGGTGCATCGCCGCTATGGCCGCCTCGGCTGGGAGACGCTGTTCGCCCCGGCGCTGGAGCGGGCGGAGAACGGCTTTGCCGTCTCGCCCCGCCTTGCCGGGCTGATCGCCGGCGATGTCGACACGCTGGCGCGCGATCCCGCTGCAAAGGCCTATTTCCTCGACGCCGCCGGCGCTCCACTGGCCGAGGGCACGGTGCTGAAGAACCCGGCCTATGCGCAGACGCTGCGCAGCTTACGCGACGGTGGCGCGGCGGCGTTCTATGACGGTGCGCTGGCGACGGCGATCGTCGCGGCGGTGCGCGGCGCGGCCAATCCCGGCCTGCTGGAGGAGGAGGACCTCGCCGATTACCAGGTGAAGGAGCGCGCGCCCGTGTGCGGCGCCTATCGCGGCCTGGAGGTCTGCGGCATGGGGCCGCCGGGCTCCGGCGCACTCACCCTGGGCCAGATCCTCGGCCTGCTGGAACCCTATGATTTGAAGGCGCTCGGCCCGAGCTCGCCCGAGGCGTGGCGGCTGATCGCGGATGCCTCGCGCCTCGCCTTCGCCGACCGCGAGCGCTACATGGCCGACAGCGACTATGTGCCGATGCCGACCAAGGGGCTGCTGGCGCGCGATTATCTCGCCCAGCGGGCCAAGCTGCTGGAAGGCGACGACGCGCTGCCCGAGGTCGCGCCCGGTAACCCCACCTGGGACCACGCCGCCATCGTCCCGGAGCGTGCGGACGGGCTGGCGCCGGAACTGCCCTCCACCACGCAGATCACCATTGTCGATGCGCAGGGCAACATCGTCTCCATGACCTCGACCATCGAGGCGGGGTTCGGGTCGCGGTTGATGGTGGGCGGCTTCCTGCTCAACAACGAATTGACCGATTTCTCCTTCCGCTCCCAAAAGGACGGTGTGCCGGTGGCTAACCGGGTGGAGCCGGGCAAGCGGCCGCGCTCGTCGATGACCCCCACCATCGTGCTGAAGGACGGGCGCCCGGTGCTGGCGCTAGGTTCGCCCGGCGGCAGCCAGATCATCGGCTATGTCGCCAAAACGCTGTTCGCCCATCTCGACTGGGGCATGAGCCTGCCCGATGCCATCGCCGCGCCCAATGTGCTGGCGCGCTTCGACGCGGTGGAGATCGAGGCGGGAACGGCGGCGGAGGCGCTGGCGCCGGGCCTCGCCGCGCTCGGCTTCAGCGTGAAGACCGGGGCGATGACCTCGGGCGTGCAGGCGGTGGCGATCACGCCCGACGGATTGCTCGGTGCCGCCGACCCGCGCCGCGAAGGCGTGGCGATTGGGGAGTGA
- a CDS encoding FMN-binding negative transcriptional regulator, producing the protein MYTPPAFREDDPTILRSIMREARLATLVTATAEGLMATPLPLFLDASEGEHGVLYGHLARANGQWKAAPIGEALVLFSGLDAYITPSWYAAKAEHGKVVPTWNYEAVHAYGVAEFFDDPARLLEAVTRLTTLYEQKRAEPWSVSDAPEAFVAAQLRGIVGLRLPITRLEGKRKMSQNRSEADRAGVAAGLAGSERPDERRMADLIPTRRG; encoded by the coding sequence ATGTATACGCCGCCCGCCTTCCGCGAAGACGACCCGACGATCCTGCGCAGCATCATGCGCGAGGCGCGGCTGGCGACGCTGGTCACCGCCACCGCCGAGGGGCTGATGGCGACGCCGCTGCCGCTGTTTCTCGACGCGAGCGAGGGGGAGCACGGCGTGCTTTACGGGCATCTCGCCCGGGCCAATGGCCAATGGAAAGCGGCGCCGATCGGCGAGGCGCTGGTGCTGTTTTCAGGATTGGACGCCTACATCACGCCCAGCTGGTACGCCGCCAAGGCCGAGCACGGCAAGGTGGTGCCGACGTGGAATTATGAGGCCGTGCACGCCTATGGCGTGGCCGAGTTCTTCGACGATCCCGCGCGGCTGCTGGAGGCGGTGACGCGGCTCACCACGCTGTATGAGCAGAAGCGCGCCGAGCCCTGGTCGGTGAGCGATGCGCCGGAGGCCTTCGTTGCCGCGCAGCTTCGCGGCATTGTCGGGCTGCGGCTGCCGATCACCCGGCTGGAAGGCAAGCGCAAGATGAGCCAGAACCGCTCCGAGGCCGACCGCGCCGGCGTGGCGGCCGGGCTGGCCGGCAGCGAGCGTCCGGACGAGCGGCGCATGGCGGACTTGATCCCGACTCGGCGCGGCTGA
- the ppc gene encoding phosphoenolpyruvate carboxylase — MSVALTIALSDAEPEADGELDLSLREDIRMLGRVLGDTLRDQEGEAIYELVEHIRRVSTRFHREEDEGARHELEAILSDLGPDQTISIVRAFSYFSHLANIAEDQNVIRRMRAAAANGSAAGPATVARALERAREAGISTDDLRAFFTTALASPVLTAHPTEVRRRSTLTHEMKVAELLADRARRDPTPEEQEMAAAELRRRVLMLWQTNLLRRTKLTVLDEVANGLSYYDYTFLRQLPTLYAALEDRLAAMEGRTGEAPEIASFLRMGSWIGGDRDGNPFVTAEVTRETMRMQSAQAVRFYLEELDSLGAELSISTIRVSVSSDLLALVDASPDLSPHRRNEPYRLAVTAIASRLRATAFRLEVADLLGITQMPPARPYGSAAELRADLDIIDASLKAHKSGVIAGGKLRALRRAVDAFGFHLAVLDSRQNSDVHERCVAELFEVAAPGTNYKALPEGTRVALLLRELTTARPLTSPFAGYSDETVGELAMLRTCARIHDIYGPEAIQTCIISKAESVSDMLELALLLKEVGLVDPAGASAVHIVPLFETIGDLRNAAKVMEQMFRLPEYRKLVDSRGGVQEVMLGYSDSNKDGGFLTSGWELYKAEIELIEVFKRHGVRLRLFHGRGGSVGRGGGPSYDAILAQPGGAVQGQIRITEQGEIISSKYSNPAVGRGNLEILAAATMEATLLSGDAMAPREEYLTVMEALSDAAFAAYRALVYETPRFEDYFWESTVINEIATLNIGSRPASRKKRRRIEDLRAIPWVFSWAQCRLMLPGWYGFGTAVRQWLDAHPDGLPLLQEMYQEWPFFRTQLSNMDMVLSKSSIAIASRYAALVEDAELRESIFGRIRAEHQGAIDALLAISQQPALLGSNPLLERSIRARFPYIDPLNHVQVGLLRKYRASDTDEKVLQGIQLTINGISAGLRNSG; from the coding sequence ATGTCCGTTGCCCTGACCATCGCCCTTTCCGATGCCGAGCCTGAAGCCGATGGCGAACTCGACCTGTCGCTGCGTGAGGACATCCGCATGCTCGGCCGCGTGCTGGGCGACACGTTGCGCGACCAGGAGGGCGAGGCGATCTATGAGCTGGTGGAGCACATACGCCGCGTCTCCACCCGCTTTCACCGCGAGGAGGACGAGGGCGCAAGGCACGAGCTGGAAGCGATCCTGAGCGATCTCGGCCCGGACCAGACCATTTCCATCGTCCGCGCCTTCTCCTATTTCTCGCATCTCGCCAACATCGCCGAGGACCAGAACGTCATCCGCCGCATGCGCGCGGCGGCGGCCAATGGCAGCGCGGCCGGCCCCGCCACGGTGGCGCGGGCGCTGGAGCGGGCGCGCGAGGCCGGCATTTCCACCGACGATCTGCGCGCCTTCTTCACCACCGCGCTGGCGAGCCCGGTGCTGACCGCCCACCCGACCGAGGTGCGCCGCCGCTCGACCCTGACGCATGAAATGAAGGTGGCGGAGCTGCTGGCCGACCGCGCCCGCCGCGACCCAACGCCGGAAGAGCAGGAAATGGCGGCGGCGGAACTGCGCCGGCGCGTGCTGATGCTGTGGCAGACCAACCTGCTGCGCCGCACCAAGCTGACCGTGCTGGACGAGGTGGCGAACGGGCTTTCCTATTACGATTACACCTTCCTGCGCCAGCTGCCGACGCTCTATGCCGCGCTGGAGGACCGGCTGGCGGCAATGGAAGGCCGCACCGGGGAGGCGCCGGAAATTGCCTCCTTCCTGCGCATGGGCAGCTGGATCGGCGGCGACCGCGACGGCAATCCCTTCGTCACCGCCGAGGTGACGCGCGAGACGATGCGCATGCAGTCCGCGCAGGCGGTGCGGTTCTATCTGGAAGAGCTGGACAGCCTCGGCGCCGAACTCTCCATCAGCACCATCCGGGTAAGCGTGTCGAGCGACCTGCTGGCGCTGGTCGACGCGTCGCCCGATCTCTCGCCGCACCGGCGCAACGAGCCCTACCGCCTCGCGGTGACCGCCATCGCCTCGCGCCTGCGCGCCACCGCCTTCCGGCTGGAAGTTGCCGATCTCTTGGGCATTACCCAGATGCCTCCGGCCCGGCCCTATGGTTCGGCGGCCGAGTTGCGCGCCGATCTCGACATCATCGACGCCTCGCTCAAGGCGCATAAGTCCGGCGTCATCGCCGGCGGCAAGCTGCGGGCCCTGCGCCGGGCGGTGGATGCGTTCGGCTTCCACCTCGCCGTGCTCGACTCGCGGCAGAACTCCGACGTGCATGAGCGCTGCGTCGCCGAACTGTTCGAAGTCGCCGCGCCCGGCACGAACTACAAGGCGCTGCCGGAGGGCACCCGCGTCGCGCTGCTGCTGCGCGAATTGACCACGGCGCGCCCGCTCACCTCGCCCTTCGCCGGCTATTCCGACGAGACGGTGGGCGAGCTCGCCATGCTGCGCACCTGCGCCCGCATCCACGACATCTACGGGCCGGAAGCGATCCAGACCTGCATCATCTCCAAGGCAGAGAGCGTCTCCGACATGCTGGAGCTGGCGCTGCTGCTGAAGGAGGTCGGCCTGGTCGACCCGGCCGGCGCCTCGGCGGTGCATATCGTGCCGCTGTTCGAGACCATCGGCGATCTGCGCAACGCCGCCAAGGTGATGGAGCAGATGTTCCGCCTGCCGGAATACCGCAAGCTGGTGGACAGCCGCGGCGGCGTGCAGGAAGTGATGCTCGGCTATTCCGACAGCAACAAGGATGGCGGCTTCCTCACCTCCGGCTGGGAGCTCTACAAGGCCGAGATCGAGCTGATCGAGGTGTTCAAGCGCCATGGGGTGCGGCTGCGCCTGTTCCATGGGCGCGGCGGCTCGGTGGGGCGCGGCGGCGGGCCGAGCTACGACGCCATCCTCGCCCAGCCGGGCGGGGCGGTGCAGGGGCAGATCCGCATCACCGAACAGGGCGAGATCATCTCGTCGAAGTACTCGAACCCGGCGGTGGGGCGCGGCAATCTCGAAATCCTCGCGGCGGCGACGATGGAAGCGACGCTGCTTTCCGGCGACGCCATGGCGCCGCGCGAGGAATATCTCACCGTCATGGAGGCGCTTTCCGACGCCGCCTTCGCCGCTTACCGGGCGCTGGTCTACGAGACCCCGCGCTTCGAGGACTATTTCTGGGAATCCACCGTCATCAACGAGATCGCGACGCTGAACATCGGCTCGCGCCCGGCCTCGCGCAAGAAGAGGCGGCGGATCGAGGATCTGCGCGCGATTCCCTGGGTGTTTTCCTGGGCGCAGTGCCGGCTGATGCTGCCGGGCTGGTACGGCTTCGGCACGGCCGTCCGCCAGTGGCTGGACGCGCACCCCGACGGCCTGCCGCTGTTGCAGGAGATGTACCAGGAATGGCCGTTCTTCCGCACCCAGCTGTCCAACATGGACATGGTGCTCTCCAAGAGCTCCATCGCCATCGCCTCGCGCTACGCGGCGCTGGTGGAGGACGCGGAACTGCGCGAGAGCATTTTCGGCCGCATCCGCGCCGAGCATCAGGGCGCCATCGACGCGCTGCTGGCGATCTCGCAGCAGCCGGCCCTGCTCGGCTCCAACCCGCTGCTGGAACGCTCGATCCGCGCCCGCTTCCCCTATATCGACCCGCTGAACCATGTGCAGGTCGGCCTCTTGCGCAAATACCGCGCCAGCGATACCGACGAGAAGGTGCTGCAAGGCATCCAGCTCACCATTAACGGCATCTCCGCCGGGCTGCGGAACTCGGGATAG
- a CDS encoding FmdB family zinc ribbon protein: MPVYEYECESCGDFTAMRPMSEYQAPQPCPDCGALAPRVMLTAPHFSGMSRESFTAHATNERASHAPMTTGEYAAKKHPSSCSCCTGGMKSRSKKSKTATAASGAKSFPSARPWMISH, from the coding sequence ATGCCCGTCTATGAATATGAATGCGAAAGCTGCGGCGATTTCACCGCGATGCGGCCGATGAGCGAATATCAGGCCCCGCAGCCCTGCCCGGATTGCGGCGCACTGGCCCCGCGCGTGATGCTCACCGCCCCGCATTTCTCCGGCATGTCGCGCGAGAGCTTCACCGCCCATGCCACCAATGAGCGCGCCAGCCACGCGCCGATGACCACGGGCGAATATGCGGCGAAGAAACACCCGTCGAGCTGTTCTTGCTGCACGGGCGGCATGAAGAGCCGCTCGAAGAAATCCAAGACCGCCACCGCCGCCTCAGGCGCCAAGAGCTTCCCCTCCGCCCGGCCGTGGATGATCAGCCATTGA
- a CDS encoding cupin domain-containing protein — MAFACTIPAVATQLADDARVRITRWDFAPGATTGWHEHAMDYAIVFVTDGLMEIDVDGVVTQIAMAAGAAYSRPAGIRHDVRNAGDAPMSFVEVEMK; from the coding sequence ATGGCCTTCGCCTGCACCATTCCGGCCGTCGCGACCCAGCTGGCGGACGATGCGCGGGTGCGCATCACCCGCTGGGACTTCGCGCCGGGCGCCACCACGGGCTGGCACGAGCACGCGATGGACTATGCCATCGTCTTCGTCACCGACGGGCTGATGGAGATCGATGTCGACGGGGTGGTGACGCAAATCGCCATGGCGGCCGGCGCCGCCTATTCGCGCCCCGCCGGCATCCGCCACGATGTGCGCAATGCCGGCGACGCGCCGATGAGCTTCGTCGAAGTGGAGATGAAATAG
- a CDS encoding 3-keto-5-aminohexanoate cleavage protein, translated as MLQACLNGARDRAFHAYTPLTPAELAADAAAVVAAGASELHLHPRDASGAETLDPAAVAPALEAIRARVPDVPIGLSTHAGIAPGGAARLKAVKGWTVLPDYVSVNLIEDDAPEMIALALSRGIGVEAGLWSVADTERFIALPEAKKCLRILIEINEQDVDEGLAVAAAIRKLLARASLDVPVLQHGYDATVWPLYQDALMRGLDGRIGLEDGKHLPDGSEAADNAALIKAAFRLARVPPNLPPEAVPPLAG; from the coding sequence ATGCTGCAGGCCTGCCTCAACGGAGCGCGCGACCGCGCCTTCCATGCCTACACGCCGCTGACCCCCGCCGAGCTTGCGGCGGACGCCGCCGCCGTTGTCGCCGCCGGGGCGAGCGAGCTGCACCTGCACCCGCGGGACGCCTCCGGCGCCGAGACGCTGGACCCCGCCGCCGTCGCCCCCGCGCTTGAGGCCATCCGCGCCCGCGTGCCGGATGTGCCCATCGGCCTGTCCACCCATGCCGGCATCGCCCCCGGCGGCGCGGCGCGGCTGAAGGCGGTGAAGGGCTGGACGGTTCTGCCGGACTATGTGTCGGTCAATCTCATCGAGGACGACGCCCCCGAGATGATCGCGCTCGCGCTGTCGCGCGGCATCGGCGTCGAGGCGGGGCTGTGGTCGGTGGCGGATACGGAGCGCTTCATCGCCCTGCCCGAAGCGAAGAAATGCCTGCGCATTCTCATCGAGATCAATGAGCAGGATGTCGACGAGGGGCTTGCCGTCGCCGCCGCCATTCGCAAGCTGCTGGCCCGCGCGAGCCTCGACGTGCCGGTGCTGCAGCACGGCTATGACGCGACCGTCTGGCCGCTCTATCAGGATGCGCTGATGCGCGGGCTCGACGGGCGTATCGGGCTGGAAGACGGCAAGCATCTGCCCGATGGCAGCGAGGCGGCGGATAATGCGGCGCTGATCAAGGCCGCCTTCCGCCTCGCCCGCGTGCCGCCCAACCTGCCGCCGGAAGCCGTGCCGCCGCTGGCGGGGTGA
- the urtE gene encoding urea ABC transporter ATP-binding subunit UrtE: MLNVSKLHVSYGESEVLHGLNFTVAPNEIIAIMGRNGMGKTTLMKSLMGIVPTKSGAVSVGATDITRLKSYERVKNGVAYVPQGRMIFSTMTVQENIETGLIPRGESKVPPDIYELFPVLLEMKGRRGGNLSGGQQQQLAIARALATAPKVLLLDEPTEGIQPSIIRDMARTLKRIRDERGLSIVVSEQVLSFALDIADRVLVIENGEIVHEDRRADVDEAKVARFLSV; the protein is encoded by the coding sequence ATGCTGAACGTATCGAAGCTGCACGTCTCCTATGGCGAGAGCGAGGTTCTGCACGGCCTCAACTTCACCGTGGCGCCGAACGAGATCATCGCCATCATGGGCCGCAACGGCATGGGCAAGACCACGCTCATGAAGTCGCTCATGGGCATCGTGCCGACCAAGAGCGGCGCGGTGAGCGTCGGCGCCACCGACATCACCCGGCTGAAGAGCTATGAGCGCGTCAAGAACGGCGTCGCCTATGTGCCGCAGGGCCGCATGATCTTCTCCACCATGACGGTGCAGGAGAACATCGAGACCGGGCTGATCCCGCGCGGCGAAAGCAAGGTGCCGCCGGACATTTACGAACTGTTCCCGGTGCTCCTGGAAATGAAGGGCCGGCGCGGCGGCAACCTCTCCGGCGGCCAGCAGCAGCAGCTCGCCATCGCCCGCGCGCTCGCCACCGCGCCGAAGGTGCTGCTGCTCGATGAGCCGACCGAGGGCATCCAGCCCTCGATCATCCGCGACATGGCCCGCACGCTGAAGCGCATCCGCGACGAGCGCGGGCTGTCCATCGTGGTGTCGGAACAGGTGCTGTCCTTCGCCCTCGACATCGCCGACCGCGTGCTGGTGATCGAGAACGGCGAGATCGTCCACGAGGACCGGCGCGCCGATGTCGACGAGGCCAAGGTCGCCCGCTTCCTGTCGGTGTGA